One window from the genome of Spirosoma rhododendri encodes:
- a CDS encoding ATP-grasp domain-containing protein: MSDKRKIGILFGQENTFPQAFVDRVNEKQSDFPAEFVRIEQVEQSVPTDYAVIIDRISQDVPFYKAFLKNAALTGTAVVNNPFWWSADEKFFNNALAVQLGVPVPKTILLPSKERPDDTNHNSFRNLDNMNWDGIFNHIGFPAFMKPHSGGGWKSVYKVDNPEQMFRAYDETGQLVMLYQEAIDFTDYFRCYCIGGKDVRIMSYEPRNPHHLRYASEMKTTGDAGKKLLATMQDYVLKLNHGLGYDFNTVEFAVRDGIPIAIDFCNPAPDADVHSVGQENFDWVVEAAANMAIDRAKKATRGKDNLTWGTFVRGSIGEPGPKPEKPEPKPEKPAPKAEKAPKPEKELKEKPAPAGKPEKEAKQADSSEPKKEKKGDAKPPKKNK, encoded by the coding sequence ATGAGCGATAAACGAAAAATCGGCATCCTATTCGGCCAGGAAAACACGTTCCCGCAGGCCTTTGTCGACCGCGTCAACGAAAAGCAGAGCGACTTTCCGGCCGAGTTTGTCCGGATCGAACAGGTCGAACAGAGCGTACCAACCGACTACGCGGTGATCATCGACCGGATTTCGCAGGATGTGCCGTTCTACAAAGCATTCCTGAAAAACGCAGCCCTTACCGGTACCGCCGTTGTAAACAATCCATTCTGGTGGAGTGCCGACGAAAAGTTTTTCAATAATGCGCTGGCCGTTCAGTTGGGTGTGCCTGTTCCGAAAACGATTCTGCTCCCCTCGAAGGAACGGCCCGACGATACGAACCACAACTCGTTTCGCAACCTCGACAACATGAACTGGGACGGTATTTTTAACCACATCGGCTTCCCGGCGTTCATGAAACCGCACTCCGGGGGCGGCTGGAAAAGCGTGTATAAAGTCGACAATCCGGAGCAGATGTTTCGGGCCTACGACGAGACGGGGCAGCTGGTGATGCTATACCAGGAAGCCATCGACTTTACCGATTATTTCCGTTGCTACTGCATCGGCGGGAAAGATGTCCGTATCATGTCGTACGAACCACGCAACCCACATCATCTGCGCTATGCATCGGAGATGAAAACGACCGGCGACGCGGGTAAGAAGCTGCTGGCAACGATGCAGGACTATGTGCTGAAGCTGAACCACGGTCTGGGCTACGATTTCAACACGGTCGAGTTTGCCGTGCGCGACGGTATCCCCATCGCTATCGACTTCTGTAACCCCGCCCCCGATGCCGACGTACATTCGGTGGGTCAGGAAAATTTCGACTGGGTTGTTGAAGCGGCCGCCAACATGGCCATCGACCGGGCGAAGAAAGCGACCAGAGGCAAAGACAACCTGACCTGGGGTACGTTTGTGCGCGGGTCGATTGGTGAGCCGGGTCCGAAACCGGAAAAGCCCGAGCCGAAACCAGAGAAGCCAGCGCCAAAAGCAGAAAAGGCTCCCAAACCCGAAAAAGAGCTGAAAGAGAAACCAGCTCCGGCCGGGAAGCCAGAAAAAGAAGCCAAACAGGCTGACAGTTCCGAGCCCAAAAAAGAGAAAAAGGGTGACGCAAAACCACCCAAAAAGAACAAGTAA